The sequence below is a genomic window from Nicotiana tomentosiformis chromosome 6, ASM39032v3, whole genome shotgun sequence.
CCATCCCCGTGTAGTTAGACGCCTGCAGGATACGGGCTTCTATAGGATTTTGGAGATCGGGCGGTTGCAGCTCGATTGGTCTTTGATCATGGCCCTGATAGAGCAGTGGCGACTGGAGATGCACACATTCCActtgcccattggcgaggccaccatcacaCTGCAGGACGTGGAGGTTATATATGGGATGCCCGTTGATGGACACCCCGTTGCTTTGCTGCAGGCATGAGAGAGCTGGCAGGTGGGGAGTACCTCAACATGCTGCAGCAGCTCACTGGTTTCCGGCCACAGGAGGAGACTGCACTGGCTTGGGCCAGTCGTCTGCAGTTGGCGACTATCCGAGACCATTTGGAGGTATTGCACCCTGACATCACAGGCGATACACCGGAGCTGCATATTCACCGGTACACAAGGTTGTTGCTGctccttatgtttggaggggtcttgttcccgaacacttcgaggaacctagtcagcttgagatttcttcatcatcttgagcggctagatgatttactcCAGTACAGCTGGGGTGCTGCTGTTCTCGCCTACTTGCACATGCAGATGTGCCGGGCGACCATGGGCACCCAGCGTGACATTGCTGAATTTTTGCCGCTGCTACAGGTAAaaacatattcgaatactctattcattataacatacccagtaaaaatatatcttaaattttatgtccactttgtatgttaggtttggg
It includes:
- the LOC138893762 gene encoding serine/threonine-protein phosphatase 7 long form homolog, with protein sequence MRELAGGEYLNMLQQLTGFRPQEETALAWASRLQLATIRDHLEVLHPDITGDTPELHIHRYTRLLLLLMFGGVLFPNTSRNLVSLRFLHHLERLDDLLQYSWGAAVLAYLHMQMCRATMGTQRDIAEFLPLLQVWAWERFMQLQPPLPPLAPSVPPPFLPLARRWVLRWGYGREYEA